CATTGGGTAACCCAGTTGACGGCAAAGGCCCTCTGAACAACGTCCTTACCGACGCTGTCGAGAAGGTTGCACCCGGCGTGATCTGGCGTAAGTCGGTAGACCAGCCTGTACAGACTGGCTACAAGGCTGTCGATGCCATGATCCCTGTCGGCCGTGGTCAGCGCGAGCTGATCATTGGTGACCGTCAGATCGGTAAAACCGCTCTGGCGATCGACGCGATCATCAATCAGAAAAACAGCGGCATCTTCTGCGTCTACGTAGCAATTGGTCAGAAACAATCGACCATCGCTAACGTGGTTCGCAAACTCGAAGAAAACGGCGCGTTGGCTAACACCATCGTCGTTGCTGCCAGTGCTTCCGAATCAGCTGCGTTGCAGTTCCTTGCTCCGTACTCCGGTTGCACCATGGGCGAATATTTCCGCGACCGCGGCGAAGACGCGCTGATCGTTTATGACGATCTGTCCAAGCAAGCAGTGGCTTACCGCCAGATTTCCCTGCTGCTGCGCCGTCCGCCAGGCCGTGAAGCCTACCCAGGCGATGTGTTCTATCTCCACTCCCGTCTTCTGGAGCGCGCATCGCGTGTTTCCGAAGCGTATGTAGAGAAGTTCACCAACGGTGCTGTGACTGGCAAGACCGGTTCATTGACCGCTCTGCCAATCATCGAAACTCAGGCTGGCGACGTTTCCGCGTTCGTTCCGACCAACGTGATTTCCATCACCGACGGTCAGATCTTCCTGGAATCGGCGATGTTCAACTCTGGCATCCGTCCAGCTGTGAACGCCGGTGTTTCCGTATCCCGTGTGGGTGGTGCTGCTCAGACCAAGATCGTCAAGAAGCTTTCCGGTGGTATCCGTACCGCTCTGGCTCAGTACCGTGAATTGGCGGCATTCGCCCAGTTCGCTTCTGACCTGGACGAAGCCACTCGCAAGCAGCTTGAGCATGGTCAGCGCGTTACCGAGCTGATGAAGCAAAAGCAATATGCGCCGATGTCTATCGCTGATATGTCGTTGTCCCTGTATGCCGCTGAACGTGGCTTCCTGGTGGACGTCGAGATTCCAAAAATCGGCAGCTTCGAGCAGGCTCTGATTGCTTACTTCAACCGCGATCACGCCGAATTGATGGCGAAGATCAACGTGAAGGGTGACTTCAATGACGAAATCGATGCAGGCCTTAAAGCCGGTATCGAAAAGTTCAAGGCCACCCAAACCTGGTAAGCCGCAGCGGGGGCCGAGAGGCTCCCGCTTGCTAACCTGATAGGTGTTACATGGCAGGCGCAAAAGAGATTCGCAGTAAGATTGCGAGCATCAAAAGCACGCAAAAGATCACCAGCGCCATGGAAAAAGTGGCGGTTAGCAAAATGCGCAAGGCTCAAATGCGTATGTCGGCTAGCCGTCCTTACGCGGAGCGCATCCGCCAGGTAATCGGACATCTGGCCAACGCCAACCCGGAATACCGCCACCCGTTCATGATTGATCGCGAAGTAAAGCGTGTCGGTTATGTCGTTGTGAGCAGTGACCGAGGTTTGTGCGGCGGCTTGAATACCAACCTGTTCAAGGCTTTGGTCAAGGACATGGCGGTAAACCGTGAAGACGGCGTAGAGATCGATCTGTGTGTGATCGGCAGCAAAGGCGCGACCTTTTTTCGCGTTTTTGGCGGTAATGTCGTCGCTGCGATCAGCCATCTGGGCGAAGAGCCATCGATCAATGACTTGATTGGTAGCGTCAAGGTGATGCTGGATGCCTATTTGGACGGTCGTATCGATCGTCTGTCCGTGGTGTCCAACAAGTTCATCAACACCATGACGCAGCAGCCTCAGGTGGAACAGTTGATTCCGCTGGTTGCGACCCC
The nucleotide sequence above comes from Pseudomonas sp. AB6. Encoded proteins:
- the atpA gene encoding F0F1 ATP synthase subunit alpha, which codes for MQQLNPSEISEIIKGRIDKLDVTSQARNEGTVVSVSDGIVRIHGLADVMYGEMIEFPGGVFGMALNLEQDSVGAVVLGAYQMLAEGMSAKCTGRILEVPVGPELLGRVVDALGNPVDGKGPLNNVLTDAVEKVAPGVIWRKSVDQPVQTGYKAVDAMIPVGRGQRELIIGDRQIGKTALAIDAIINQKNSGIFCVYVAIGQKQSTIANVVRKLEENGALANTIVVAASASESAALQFLAPYSGCTMGEYFRDRGEDALIVYDDLSKQAVAYRQISLLLRRPPGREAYPGDVFYLHSRLLERASRVSEAYVEKFTNGAVTGKTGSLTALPIIETQAGDVSAFVPTNVISITDGQIFLESAMFNSGIRPAVNAGVSVSRVGGAAQTKIVKKLSGGIRTALAQYRELAAFAQFASDLDEATRKQLEHGQRVTELMKQKQYAPMSIADMSLSLYAAERGFLVDVEIPKIGSFEQALIAYFNRDHAELMAKINVKGDFNDEIDAGLKAGIEKFKATQTW
- the atpG gene encoding F0F1 ATP synthase subunit gamma — protein: MAGAKEIRSKIASIKSTQKITSAMEKVAVSKMRKAQMRMSASRPYAERIRQVIGHLANANPEYRHPFMIDREVKRVGYVVVSSDRGLCGGLNTNLFKALVKDMAVNREDGVEIDLCVIGSKGATFFRVFGGNVVAAISHLGEEPSINDLIGSVKVMLDAYLDGRIDRLSVVSNKFINTMTQQPQVEQLIPLVATPDKELKHHWDYLYEPDAKELLDGLMVRYVESQVYQAVVENNAAEQAARMIAMKNATDNAGDLISDLQLIYNKARQAAITQEISEIVGGAAAV